The genomic DNA CTAGAGACTAACGGGATCAGTTGgcccttcctcaatactcccaggCTAGAGACTAACGGGATCAGTTGgcccttcctcaatactcccaggctagagactaacgggatcagatagcccttcctcaatactcccaggCTAGAGACTAACGGGATCAGATAGCCCTCCCTCAATACTCCCAGGCTAGAGACTAACGGGATCAGATAgcccttcctcaatactcccaggctagagactaacgggatcagatagcccttcctcaatactcccaggctagagactaacgggatcagatagcccttcctcaatactcccaggctagagactaacgggatcagatagcccttcctcaatactcccaggctagagactaacgggatcagatagcccttcctcaatactcccaggCTAGAGACTAACGGGATCAGTTGGCCCTCCCTCAATACTCCCAGGCTAGAGACTAACGGGATCAGATAgcccttcctcaatactcccaggCTAGAGACTAACGGGATCAGTTGGCCCAGTGTTTGACATCTCTCTTTATGCTTTGCGCCAGGATGGAGTTAATATTGGACACCGCTAAGAGCCAGGGTCAGACCCAGAGCCAGGGGGGTCAGactgtctcccctccctcaaTCTTCCCCTATCGCTTCACCTCGGACGGGCGTCTGTGTCACCGGGTCACCCAGGAGCCCTTCATGTTCCAGCGGAGCTGTGACCCAGACGCCACCCAGAGAGAGGACCAGGCCTTATGTCTCCACATCACCCAACACGTTCACTCTCTCCTGGAGGAGCAGCTGCACCTCTTCAGGCTCTACCTCCCACCCCACAGCAAGGagctctacctccctcctccaccccacaGCAAGGGGgtctacctccctcctccatctctcagcAAGGGGgtctacctccctcctccatctctcagcAAGGAGgtctacctccctcctccaccaGAGCATCAGGGGCAGGGGGACCACAGGGTCTACTTTAGCCCCCACCAAGGAACCCTCAGCCAGGGCTACGTGTACCTCTCCCCTGGGGCCCTGGAGAGCCCTGCCACCCTGTTGGTGGTGGTCCAGGACCGGGGAACGATGCGCTGCGGGCTGTGGAGCTGGAGGGCTGCTGCCAGCCGAGGTCTGGAAAGAGGCAGCATGATCCCCTACGTGAAGAGGGTCCTAGAAGAGGGCAGCTCTGTCCTCCTGATGAACCCCAACCAGGGAGGAGGTGTTGGGGAGACTCCGGAGGAGCACGTTCACCGCGTCTGGGACCTCCTGGTGTCGCGCTGCGTCTCCCGGCGTGTCGTCGTGGTAGCGCACGGTTACGGAGGCCTGGCGTTCGTGGACCTGCTGTGCCGACGCCCACAACAAGTGGTGGGGCAGGTGTGGGCGGCGGCCTTCCTGGACTCCTCCCACAGCCTGTGGCACCAGCAGTTGGACGCGGTGGGCCGGGAGTGGCTGAGGACACGCTCTAGGAGGTGGGTTGgtgtctttatataaccagggaagtcaggacacgctctaggaggtgtctttatataaccagggaagtcaggacacgctccaggaggtgggttgatgtctttatataatcagggaagtcaggacacgctctaggaggcgggttgatgtctttatataaccagggaagtcaggacacgctctaggaggtgggttgatgtctttatataaccagggaagtcaggacacgctctaggaggtgtctttatataaccagggaagtcgggacacgctctaggaggtgggttgatgtctttatataatcagggaagtcaggacacgctctaggaggcgggttgatgtctttatataaccagggaagtcaggacacgctctaggaggtgtctttatataaccagggaagtcaggaCACGCTCTAGGAGGTGGGTTGgtgtctttatataaccagggaagtcgggacacgctctaggaggcgggttgatgtctttatataaccagggaagtcaggacacgctctaggaggtgggttgatgtctttatataaccagggaagtcaggacacgctctaggaggtgggttgatgtctttatataaccagggaagtcaggaaaCACTCTAGGAGgtgtctttatataaccagggaagtcaggacacgctccaggaggtgggttgatgtctttatataaccagggaagtcaggaaaCACTCTAGGAGgtgtctttatataaccagggaagtcaggacacgctccaggaggtgggttgatgtctttatataaccagggaagtcaggacacgctctaggaggtgggttgatgtctttatataaccagggaagtcaggacacgctctaggaggtgtctttatataaccagggaagtcaggacacgctccaggaggtgggttgatgtctttatataaccagggaagtcaggacacgctctaggaggtgggttgatgtctttatataaccagggaagtcaggacacgctctaggaggtgggttgatgtctttatataaccagggaagtcgggacacgctctaggaggcgggttgatgtctttatataaccagggaagtcgggACACGCTCTAGGAGGCGGGTTGgtgtctttatataaccagggaagtcgggacacgctctaggaggcgggttgatgtctttatataaccagggaagtcgggacacgctctaggaggtgggttgatgtctttatataaccagggaagtcgggacacgctctaggaggtgggttgatgtctttatataaccagggaagtcaggaaaCACTCTAGGAGgtgtctttatataaccagggaagtcaggacacgctccaggaggtgggttgatgtctttatataaccagggaagtcaggacacgctctaggaggtgggttgatgtctttatataaccagggaagtcaggacacgctctaggaggtgtctttatataaccagggaagtcaggacacgctccaggaggtgggttgatgtctttatataaccagggaagtcaggacacgctctaggaggtgggttgatgtctttatataaccagggaagtcgggACACGCTCTAGGAGGTGGGTTGgtgtctttatataaccagggaagtcaggaCACGCTCTAGGAGGTGGGTTGgtgtctttatataaccagggaagtcaggaCACGCTCCAGGAGGTGGGTTGgtgtctttatataaccagggaagtaaTTGACAATATATTCTCTTTTACATTGCACATTACATAACATGTTGCCTTTTAGGTGGGTACTGAGCTCCAAGCCCCTGAACCAGCCGGTGGGGTCGCTGAAAGCAGGATGCCCTCAGATGTCAGCTGGGACACAGAGTCATGACGCGGCTCCATCTGTCTGCATGGAGTCTGTGTTCAGGTTCTTCTCCAAAACGCTGAGTCCTAAACCACCCACCACCTTCAGTATGGTGACCCGCAGCAGGGGCACAGTGGGACAGATCAGACCTCACAACGGGAGAGGCATCACCAGGCCTTATTGACAGCACCAGTGGGACAGATCAGACCTCACAACGGGAGAGGCATCACCAGGCCTTACTGACAGCACCAGTGGGACAGATCAGACCTCACAACGGGAGAGGCATCGCCAGGCCTTATTGACAGCACCAGTGGGACAGATCAGACCTCACAGCGGGAGAGGCATCACCAGGCCTTACTGACAGCACCAGTGGGACAGATCAGACCTCACAACGGGAGAGGCATCGCCAGGCCTTACTGACAGCACCAGTGGGACAGATCAGACCTCACAACGGGAGAGGCATCACCAGGCCTTACTGACAGCACCAGTGAAGTACAGGAGTACAGTGGGAATTTAGTATTTATCTTACGGTCAGAAAGACACGTGTCTAATTCACGCGAATACATTTTCCTGGACTCTGGATGAGGTCATCCTAAATATTTAGTTTaattttgttaagacactccaggcCCTCCTAAATATTTAGTGtcattttgttaagacactccaggtCATCCTAAATATTTAGTGtcattttgttaagacactccaggtCATCCTAAATATTTAGTGtcattttgttaagacactccaggtCATCCTAAATATTTAGTGtcattttgttaagacactccaggtCATCCTAAATATTTAGTGtcattttgttaagacactccaggcCCTCCTAAATATGTAGTttcattttgttaagacactccaggtCATCCTAAATATTTAGTGTaattttgttaagacactccaggtCCTCCTAAATATTTAGTttcattttgttaagacactccaggtCATCCTAAATATTTAGTGtcattttgttaagacactccaggtCCTCCTAAATATTTAGTGtcattttgttaagacactccaggtCCTCCTAAATATTTAGTGtcattttgttaagacactccaggtCATCCTAAATATTCAGTGtcattttgttaagacactccaggtCATCCTAAATATTTAGTttcattttgttaagacactccaggtCATCATATTTAGTGTCATTTTGTTAAGACACACCAGGTCATCCTAAATATTTAGTGTCATTTTGTTAAGACACACCAGGTCCTCCTAAATATTTAGTGtcattttgttaagacactccaggtCATCCTAAATATTTAGTttcattttgttaagacactccaggtCCTCCTAAATATTTAGTGTAATTTTGTTAAGACACACCAGGTCCTCCTAAATATTTAGAttcattttgttaagacactccaggtCATCCTAAATATTTAGTTTCATTTTGTTAAGACACACCAGGTCATCCTAAATATTTAGTGtcattttgttaagacactccaggtCATCCTAAATATTTAGTGtcattttgttaagacactccaggtCATCCTAAATATTTAGTGTCATTTTGTTAAGACACACCAGGTCATCCTAAATATTTAGTTTCATTTTGTTAAGACTCTCCAGGTCCTCCTAAATATTTAGTGtcattttgttaagacactccaggtCCTCCTAAATATTTAGTGtcattttgttaagacactccaggtCCTCCTAAATATTTAGTGtcattttgttaagacactccaggtCCTCCTAAATATATAGTGTCATTTTGTTAAGACTCTCCAGGTCCTCCTAAATATTTAGTttcattttgttaagacactccaggtCCTCCTAAATATTTAGTttcattttgttaagacactccaggtCATCCTAAATATTTAGTttcattttgttaagacactccaggtCCTCCTAAATATTTAGTttcattttgttaagacactccagggTCGGACTTGTCGACAGCAGATTGtggataaatactttttttcatcTTACTATCTGTAAAATACTAAAGACATTTATgtaaaatgctttttttttttggcacatttttacaaatgaaatgTTATCTAGAATAAAAATGTACAGCATTATCAACAATTCCCTCGGGGTAATATATCTCATGGTAACCACACAACTCTGGGTAATATATCTCATGGTAACCACACAACTCTGGGTAATATATCTCACGGTAACCACACAACTCTGGGTAATATATCTCATGGTAACCACACAACTCTGGGTAATATATCTCATGGTAACCACACAACTCTGGGTAATATATCTCATGGTAACCACACAACTCTGGGTAATATATCTCATGGTAACCACACAACTCTGGGTAATATATCTCATGGTAACCACACAACTCTGGGTAATATATCTCACGGTAACCACACAACTCTGGGTAATATATCTCATGGTAACCACACAACTCTGGGTAATATATCTCATGGTAACCACACAACTCTGGGTAATATATCTCACGGTAACCACACAACTCTGGGTAATATATCTCACGGTAACCACACAACTCTGGGTAATATATCTCATGGTAACCACACAACTCTGGGGAAGTCTGGGTAATATATCTCATGGTAACCACACAACTCTGGGGAAGTCTGGGTAATATATCTCATGGTAACCACACAACTCTGGGGAAGTCTGGGTAATATATCTCATGGTAACCACACAACTCGGTGAATGTAGATGACTCTGAgaagaatgagtaggtgtgggaAGTCTGACTTTATGGAAATGTCAGTTAACGACAAGTAACACTGAAGACGAACACCAAAAGCCCATTTAGACCCAATCAGCCTCTTCAAAATAAGTTACTAAATACAAGATAATACAAGGATCTCCAGtactgtctgtggtgcctgggcTTAGATAATACAAGGATCTCCTGCAGTCTGTAGTGCCTGGGCTTAGTTAATACAAGGACCTCCAGcactgtctgtggtgcctgggcTTAGATAATACAAGGATCTCCTGCAGTCTGTAGTGCCTGGGCTTAGATAATACAAGGATCTCCTGCAGTCTGTAGTGCCTGGGCTTAGATAATACAAGGATCTCCAGcactgtctgtggtgcctgggcTTAGATAATACAAGGATCTCCTGCACTGTGAATGGCCTTATTACATTTATTGTGGTGAAACAGTAGAGATGAAACCAAACATTATTTGAAGTGACACATTTATTAACACATTTCAAAAGGGGTCAGACCTTGTCACCAAACATACATTAGATTCAGCATTCCAACTTTAAACAAGAGGCAACAAGAAATGTCCAGCTGTCAACGAGTCTTCATTGTATGAAATAAAGGATTGTCCACTCTGACATGTACCTGTGTCTCTTATAGAGATCTATTTCCCTAGGAAATATCAACCCTCACGTTATGGACAGTttcactaaacactacatcagaATGGTGAAGTGAGATGGCGCCAGCTGCAGTGGTGTCTCTTGATAACGCCAATACCACAATTGTCCAGGCTGAGCCAATCGGTTCTGTGCTGGGCCAATCCGTTCTGTGCTGGGCCAATCCGTTCTGTGCTGGGCCAATCCGTTCTGTGCTGGGCCAATCGGTTCTGTGCTGAGCCAATCGGTTCTGTGCTGAGCCAATCTGTTCTGTGCTGGGCCAATCCGTTCTGTGCTGGGCCAATCCGTTCTGTGCTGGTCAGACGTTTTCTTTTCCCATGAATTGTCGGCAGCTTGAGCGCTCAAACCGTGCTGAAGGCCCCCCAGACAACATCTGAAGCCAGGGTGCTTGAAACCGCGCTGAAGGCCCCCAGACAAGATCTGCAGCCAGGGTGCTTGAAACCGCGCTGAAGGGTGGGGAATCGTGGTGAAATCTAGATCCCATGGTTGAGCAGGTCGTGATGGGGTTAGATCCCATGGTTGAGCAGGTCGTAATGGGATTAGATCCCATGGTTGAGCAGGTTGTGATGGGGTTAGATCCCATGGTTGAGCAGGTCGTGATGGGATTAGATCCCATGGTAGAGCAGGTCGTACTTGGGGATGTTCTGAGGGTCGATGGGACTCTTGACGATCATCTTCCCTCTCATAGCTCCTCTGTAGATCACCTCGATCAGATCCAGGAAGTCCTGCTTGGTCTTAAAACTGCCCACAAACTTGGTGTGATCTGGAGACCTGTATAGGGACAACAGTGTTTTAGCTATAGGCCTACAAAGGGGAAATGGTTTGTAGCTAATATGAGGAGTACCCACAACTATGACATTAAAAGGGGAGTGTGTTACAACTCACTGAAACTAAGACTGTATAATCAACCAGTGGTATTCTAGCGCCCGAGTCCAGTTGTAGGCCATCTTCCTTCTCAACACTAAGATGTCACCACTCACCCATAATCAACCTTCATGTGTTGTCCGTTGAAGAAGAAGACGGTAGATGGGATGTAGCTGATGTCGAAGTATCTCGTGTAGACGGGAGCCGAGTCCACATCCATGATGTAGATAGACGCCATGTTACTCAGGTCGTGGGCGGTTTTGGACAGCTGGCAAAATAATGACAACACGGGCATTCCGATTCAGACAgacaaacgtttttttttttttttacaatgacagTGTTGGTGTAAATATTGGTAACgactgacatgcatgtcaatgTTTACTGGCCACAACATTGTagtagttagccagctagctacacatgctaatgttagctacttACAATCTCGTCAAGCTGCAGGCAGACCGAGTCTTCATCTCTTCCAAACCGAAGAACTACAACCTTTTCAGCGACAGTTTTTATTACTTCGTCTATGTCCCTTTTGCATGACAATTTGGCCAAAAACAAACTCATTTTGTTAGCTGCTGGCTAGCACTGTCTTCAGTTTGACAAACGAAAATGGACGTACCGGTATGTTGTGTAACACCATAAAACGTCCGTCAGAAACTGTGACCGAACAGCCGCTAGTGTCCGCTGCTTCTTTCCTGTCGTTTGAGCCaagtatgttgatatttgtttaACGTCTAATACTGCGTTTTACTAGTATATCCGTACGTAGTATGGCTAGTACATTttagcttgctgtttggggtttcatagcactttgagatatcagctgatgtaagaagggctttaataaatacatttgatttgattagaagcAGTAGGCTAGAAAGATTTCAGACACAACCACAGTTTTTCGTACTTTTGTTCACTTTTGTTCaaataaacacacaaaaaaacactcaaTCCATCAACAAAAACAACTACGTTTAACTTATATATTAAAGTGAGCATGTTTTTCTATACAGTTAACCATTGGGGTGtctgaagaaagggagagagacaaaagagagaacCAGAAATCACCCTGTGTGTGGTACATATCTATTCAATCTATCTcatctacatacagttgaagtcggaagtttacatacaccttagccaaatacatttaaactcagtttttcacaatccctgacatttaacGCTAGTAAAAATTCACTttctttaggtcagttaggatcaccacttttaagaatgtgaaatgtcagaataatagtagagagaatgatttatttcagcttttatttctttcatcacattcccagtgggtcagaagtttacattcactcaactACCTAtcaggtagcattgcctttaaattgtttaacttgggtcaaacgtttcaggtggccttccacaagcttcccacaataagttgggtgaattttggtccattcctcctgacagagctggtgtaactgagtcaggtttgtaggcctccttgctcgcacatgcttttcagtgctgcccacaaattttctatgggattgaggtcagggctttgtgatggccactccaataccttgactttgttgtccttaagccattttgccacaactttggaagtatgcttggggtcattgtccatttggaagacccatttgttttggagcagtggcttcttccttgctgagcggcctttcaggttatgtcgatataggactcattttactgtggatatagatacttttgtacctgtttcctccagcatcttcacagggtcctttgctgttgttctgggattgatttgcacttttcgcaccgaagtacgttcatctctaggagacagaacgtgtctccttcctgagcggtatgacagctgcgtggtcccatggtgtttatacttgcgtactattgtttgtacagatgaacatggcgtttggaaattgctcccaaggatgaaccagacttgtggaggtctacattttttttgtctgatgtcttggctgatttctttagattttcccatgatgtcaagcaaagaggcactgagtttgaaggtaggccttgaaatacacctccaattgactcaaatgatgtcaattagcctatcagaagcttctaaagccttgacattttctgtgattttccaagctgtttaaaggcacggtcaactttgtgtatgtaaacttctgacccactggaattgtgatacagtgaattaaaagtgaaataatctgtcttttaacaattgttggaaaaattgcgtgtgtcatgcacaaagtagatgtcttaaccgacttgccaaaactatagtttgttaacaagacatttgtgtagtggttgaaaaacaagttttaatgactccaacctaagtgtatgtaaacttccgactgtataTACCAGAACCATGTATCCCAGGTCATTCCACTGTATCAGAACCTTCCAGAGATCAGCTGTTTCACTACATGTCTATGGAACCCCTGGCAACAGAACCAGTGATGCTGGAACAGTCAGTGTCTATGGCAACAGAACAAGTCATGCTGGATTAGTCCGTGTCTATGGCAACAGAACCAGTGATGCTGGAACAGTCAGTGTCTATGGCAACAGAACAAGTCATGCTGGATTAGTCCGTGTCTATGGCAACAGAACCAGTGATGCTGGAACAGTCAGTGTCTATTGCAACAGAACAAGTGATGCTGGAACAGTCAGTGTCTATGGCAACAGAACAAGTGATGCTGGAACAGTCAGTGTCCATGGCAACATGTTTTGGTAACTCCTCTTCTTAACAGGAACAGAGCCTGGTGTTTATTTCACGGCAATACAAACCATGgtggggtgagggtgagggtgagggtgatgGTGAGGTTGGGGTGATGGTgagggtgatggtgatggtgatggtgagggtgatggtgagggtgagggtgatgGTGAGGGTGatggtgagggtgagggtgatggtgatggtgatggtgagggtgagggtgatgGTGAGGGTGATGTGAGGGTGatggtgagggtgagggtgatggtgagggtgagggtgatggtgagggtgagggtgatgGTGAGGGTGATGGTGAGGGTGATGGTGATGTGTCCAATGAAAAATATGAAATCTTCAAAAACAGTCTAACAAAGAGTGCAGGAAACTAAATAAACAGAAATGACTCCATTGTGCAAGTCCacccaccatctctccctccccctttctcccttccactcccccctccctccccctttcttccctctctccctcccccactcctttcttcactctctctctcccctctcctctctctcctcgctctctctctcactttctttctctctcccccctcgcgctctctctctctttcccctcactttctctttctctctctctttcccctctctctcacactcacactctctctctctctcctcgctctctctctcactttctctctctcccctcgctctctctctctttcccctcactttctctttctctctctctttcccctctctctcacactctctctctctctcccctctcctctctctctctctctcctcgctctctctcactttctctctctctcccctcgctctctctctctttcccctcactttctctttctctctctttcccctctctctcacactctctctctcccctctcctctctctctcactttctctctctctctcccctcgctctctctctctttcccctcactttcactttctctctctctttcccctctctctcgcactctctctctcccctctcatctctctctcctcgctctctctctccccttgctctctctctctttcccctcactttctctttctctctctctttcccctccctccctccctccctctccccctacctccctccctccccctttcttccctctctccctcccccactcctttcctccctccctccctccccctccctccccctttcttccctctctccctccccctttcttccctctctccctcccccactcctttcttccctcccttcctctccccctacctccctccctccccctcctcctaatCATTAGGTAGAGGATCATATACACAGATGTGGGCCTCAGGACAGAGATGTGTGGTGATTGGTCGACCTGGCTGTGAGGTCACTTCCTGTAgggtgagtggtggtggtggggggggggggtcgtcagAGAGTGTCTTGGGGGGGCGAGACAGGGGGGCAGGAGTGGGACTTAATGCTGTTGTGTTTACTGTCTGCCTCGTCGAAGTCTAACAGTCGATTGTTGACGTTGACGTCCATACAGCCGTGGTAGTAGGCTGTCACTGGGGTGGCGGAGACTGGGACCTCATCTGGAGACGGACGGAGGGATTAAATACCCAGAAACACTTCACACGTCATCAATGAAATCTGAATCAGTTCTGAAATATGGACTACGTTAGTCAGTTTCACCAACCTGGAAGTCCTGTGGCTAATGAGCTACTAGCTAGTTACCTGGCAGTCCTGTGGCTAATGAGCTACTAGC from Oncorhynchus clarkii lewisi isolate Uvic-CL-2024 chromosome 7, UVic_Ocla_1.0, whole genome shotgun sequence includes the following:
- the LOC139413982 gene encoding cotranscriptional regulator ARB2A homolog → MELILDTAKSQGQTQSQGGQTVSPPSIFPYRFTSDGRLCHRVTQEPFMFQRSCDPDATQREDQALCLHITQHVHSLLEEQLHLFRLYLPPHKHQGQGDHRVYFSPHQGTLSQGYVYLSPGALESPATLLVVVQDRGTMRCGLWSWRAAASRGLERGSMIPYVKRVLEEGSSVLLMNPNQGGGVGETPEEHVHRVWDLLVSRCVSRRVVVVAHGYGGLAFVDLLCRRPQQVVGQVWAAAFLDSSHSLWHQQLDAVGREWLRTRSRRWVLSSKPLNQPVGSLKAGCPQMSAGTQSHDAAPSVCMESVFRFFSKTLSPKPPTTFSMVTRSRGTVGQIRPHNGRGITRPY
- the LOC139414035 gene encoding thioredoxin-like protein 4B, with the protein product MSLFLAKLSCKRDIDEVIKTVAEKVVVLRFGRDEDSVCLQLDEILSKTAHDLSNMASIYIMDVDSAPVYTRYFDISYIPSTVFFFNGQHMKVDYGSPDHTKFVGSFKTKQDFLDLIEVIYRGAMRGKMIVKSPIDPQNIPKYDLLYHGI